A genomic region of Polypterus senegalus isolate Bchr_013 chromosome 17, ASM1683550v1, whole genome shotgun sequence contains the following coding sequences:
- the LOC120517858 gene encoding procathepsin L-like: MFADSLRVKCLVLAIALLVAVTADSVSVEDQEFYEWKIEHRKSYTSFEDEAHHKETWMTNRKYVIMHNMLADRGIKTYWLGMTYFADLTNEEYKQIAFRGCFGRFNTSKFNQSSSVRELYEQDLPASVDWRTKGYVTDIKNQKDCGSCWAFSATGALEGQHFKRTKTLVSLSEQQLVDCSSKYGNYGCNGGLMVNAFKYIKENGGIDTEKSYPYKARDGKCRFNPQTIGAKCSGYKNIMSRSEKALQKAVATIGPISVAIDAGQKSFQLYKRGIYNEPDCSSTDLNHGVLAVGYGTEKGRDYWLVKNSWGLRWGNKGYIQMSRNKKNQCGIATDASYPVV, translated from the exons GGTGAAGTGCCTTGTGCTTGCTATAGCACTCCTGGTGGCCGTCACTGCTGACTCCGTGTCAGTAGAAGATCAAGAGTTCTATGAATGGAAGATAGAGCATA gAAAGTCATACACTTCTTTTGAAGATGAGGCCCATCACAAGGAAACCTGGATGACAAATCGGAAGTATGTCATCATGCATAATATGCTGGCTGACAGGGGAATCAAGACCTACTGGCTCGGCATGACCTACTTTGCTGATTTG ACAAACGAGGAGTACAAGCAAATCGCCTTCAGGGGCTGCTTTGGTCGCTTTAACACTTCCAAGTTCAATCAAAGTTCTTCTGTCAGGGAACTGTATGAACAAGATCTCCCTGCCTCAGTAGATTGGAGAACGAAAGGTTACGTTACAGACATCAAGAATCAGAAAGACTGTGGTTCCTGCTGGGCTTTCAGTGCA ACAGGGGCACTGGAAGGACAGCATTTTAAGAGAACAAAAACACTGGTGTCCCTGAGTGAGCAGCAGTTAGTGGATTGCTCAAGTAAGTACGGCAACTATGGCTGCAATGGTGGGCTCATGGTCAATGCTTTCAAGTACATCAAAGAAAACGGAGGTATAGACACTGAAAAGTCATACCCCTATAAAGCTAGG GATGGAAAATGTAGATTCAACCCTCAAACCATTGGCGCCAAGTGCTCTGGCTATAAGAACATCATGAGCAGAAGTGAAAAGGCTCTACAAAAAGCAGTTGCCACCATTGGTCCAATTTCAGTGGCCATTGATGCAGGTCAAAAGTCTTTCCAGCTCTATAAAAGAG GAATCTACAATGAGCCTGACTGCAGTAGCACTGATTTGAACCACGGTGTCCTGGCTGTTGGCTATGGGACAGAAAAAGGCCGTGACTACTGGCTGGTTAAGAACAG CTGGGGACTTCGTTGGGGCAACAAAGGCTACATCCAAATGAGCAGAAACAAGAAGAACCAGTGTGGGATTGCCACGGATGCTAGTTACCCAGTTGTCTAA